One part of the Humulus lupulus chromosome 9, drHumLupu1.1, whole genome shotgun sequence genome encodes these proteins:
- the LOC133800157 gene encoding uncharacterized protein LOC133800157 has protein sequence MGEAIATRTDNSKTVVDFIHSNIFVRFGTPKAILSDRGTHFCNKSIEALFRHYSVTLKVKVAYHPQANGQAEVSNREIKLILEKAVNPNQKDWSTRLDDALWVYCRAYKTPIEEIHNESYESSRIYKEKTKAFHDKHILRKSFVEGQKVLMYHSRLKLFPGKLKSRWLGLFIVTKVFPHGAVEVVSPSTGKSFKVNGQRLKPYYESMEEEQAVVIHFIDPVYVDE, from the exons ATGGGTGAAGCAATTGCAACTAGAACAGATAATTCAAAAACAGTAGTGGATTTCATTCACTCCAACATTTTTGTGCGTTTTGGTACACCTAAGGCTATACTTAGTGATCGGGGCactcatttttgtaacaagagTATAGAAGCATTGTTTCGACACTATAGTGTAACTCTCAAGGTGAAAGTTGCttatcatccacaagccaacgggcaaGCGGAGGTTTCTAATCGTGAAATCAAATTGATTCTTGAGAAAGCCGTAAATCCAAACCAGAAAGATTGGAGTACAAGGCTTGATGATGCCTTGTGGGTGTATTGTAGGGCATATAAAACACCTATCG AAGAAATACACAATGAATCATATGAGAGTTCGAGAATCTACAAGGAGAAAACCAAAGCTTTTCATGACAAACATATTCTTCGGAAGAGTTTTGTGGAAGGTCAGAAAGTTCTCATGTATCACtctcgccttaaactttttcctgGGAAGTTGAAGTCTCGTTGGTTAGGTCTGTTCATTGTTACCAAGGTTTTTCCTCATGGAGCGGTTGAAGTTGTAAGTCCAAGTACTGGAAAGTCAttcaaggtgaatggtcagagattaAAGCCATATTATGAATCAATGGAGGAAGAACAAGCTGTTGTGATTCATTTCATTGACCCGGTATATGTTGATGAATGA